GCAGCGCGGCGGCGATGATCGCCATTCCCCCGGAAAAGGACGGGGCGAACAGCGACACCCTGCCGGTGGGGCACAGCGCACGGTCATGCGAGAGGGCCGTGATCGTACCGGCGATTCCCGAAACGGTTTTAAAGCTGATGGCGAACGCGGCGATATCGCTGTAGAACGGCGATACCACGGTATAACCGCACGCGGCGAAGGCCTTGCACACGGCGGCCATCCTGGGGTCCCTGTTCGCGAGGGCGGCCATGCCGTGCACCACGAGGATGGTCCCCTTGCTTTTCCGGGCGCCCGAAGAATAGACGAGTATATCGACGTCCTCGCCGTTGATCCGGAGCCGCAATTCGCGCGCCTGGACCTTTGACGGCTTGAAAACCTGGCTTCGCATGATGAATGAAATGCCCGCAATGAACGATCTCATATCTAACCCCGATCTCCCGGTTTTTCGTGATGTCCCCTTAACCTTGCGCGTGCGGTCACTTTATGAACCGCTCTTCCTTATATGAATTGTTGAGGTTCGAAAGGTCGAGGATGGTGAATACATCCGCGCACTTGAAATTCATATCCACCGCGGGGTCGCCGCACACGCGCGCGCCGAAGTTGAAGTAATCGAGGATGAGCCGGGGCACGAGCTTTTTCGCGGCCTCCCTTATCGACTCCGGTCCCAGGAGATCGATCACCTTCATCGACTCTTCCAGGTTTTTCACCGCGTATTTCTTCCTGGGCTGGACCCCCAGCTCATTCGTATGGAATCCCGAGTTCAGCAGGAAGCGCTGCGCGAGGGCGATCTGCAGCGGTTCTACCGTCATGATGCTCGAGCACCCGAACACGTAGCGCGCGGCGATCTTTCCCATGTACGCGTATATCCCCTCCCAGAGCAGCCCCATCATGTTGCTCCTGCGAAATTCCTTCTTTATGCACGCCCTGCCGATCTCCAGCTTGTTTCCTTCCAATCCGGGAAGGCTTCCCAGGCTGAATTCCGTCTCGGAATAGAATTCCGTCGAGTACACGCTTGAATTCAGCCGGTAGGTTCCCACGCAGGTCCCCGAAAGCTTCTCGAACACCATGAGGTGGTCGCACATGGTGTCGTAGCGGTCCATGTCTATGCCGAAAAGCTTCTTCCTGCCCAGGAGCTCGACGATAAAAACCTCGTGCCGGAGCTTGAGGGCCTGTTCCAGCTCAAATTCGCTTTCGGCCGTTTTTATTATATATTCGCCCTTGTCGATTACCAGGTTCACCTTGGCCTTGAAGCCCGCGAGCTGCAGCATGTAAGGCCGCGCAAAGAGGGCGCCAATACCGTTCTCGAATTTCCCGGTTCCCTGCCCGTAATTCTGCTGTGTATATTCCATTGCACTCCTCCGGATCTGTATTTATCTGTCAGTCGGAAAATAGGCGTAGGGTTTAAATGAAATATGAATAACAAATGAATATTTGAAATAGTTCCCCCTCACCCATATTCATCGACCGCAACGTATTCTTCATTTTTTCTTAATCATTCCTGCATTTGTCCCGGTGACGCTGGCCCCGCAGTAGTGCCCATTTTACTTGAAAAGGAAATACTATGATTAAAAACGATCCTTTCGCACGGTCGAACTGGAAGATGATCGCGGGGCTGGTTACGCTGCTCTGCCTCCTGCTCTTCAACGGATTCTTCGGCATATATTCGCTCACCGGCGCGAAACGCACCACCGCCTACTTTACAGACGCGCGCGCCGCGGCGAAAGACGTCCAGGCCCTTTTCATGAAGCAGGTGCAAACCTGGAAAAACCTGCTTCTCAGCAGGGAACATGCGGCCGATTACCGGGCGTATTATTATGAATTTTCCAAGTATACCGCGCGTATCCAGGACGTGCTCTTCAACCTCCAGATGTCCCTGGACAAACACCCTGAAATCGAAACCATGATCAGGGAATCCAGGGATTCATACGGTGCTCTTTCGGACCGCTATGTAACCCTGATCTTCGCGATGGAGAGAAAGCAGGATTTTCTTGGCGAAGATCCCGCGGCCATCATGCAGGATCGGGAGGAGGCGGCGTTGCAGGACATGGAACGGATCGTCAAGGCGATAGACCGGCTCGCCGCGCAGGAGATTGAAAGGGCGGGCGATTTTTACCTGGTCATGGCGGCGTCGTCGCTGGGACTCGTCGTGATCGTCTTCATCTTTATGATCGTCCAGATCGTCGTCAACAACCGGAATACGCAGAGATGGATTCTCAGAATAGGGCAAAGGCTGAACAGTTACCTGCCGCCGCAGCTCGCCGGCTCCATTTTTCGCAACGATGGACAGCTCGAGGCCGCGAACGCGAGGAAGCATGTCTCCGTGTGTTTTACCGATCTCCAGGGATTTACCGCCATGACCGAACAGCTTCCCCCCGAAACGACATCACGTGTCCTGAACGAATACCTTTCCTCAATGACGCTTATCGCCCACGCATGGGGCGGGCTGGTCGACAAATTCATAGGGGACGGCATCATGATCGTGTTCGGGGCGCTCGACGACTACAGCGAGGCATCGCAAGCGCGCCGATGCGCGGGTATGGCGATCGAGATGCAGAATACCATGTCCATGCTCCGGGACAAGTGGACGGCGGCGCGGGTTGAATTCCCTCTTCGCCTCAGGATAGGCATTAACTCCGGCATCGCGACGGTCGGGACCTTCGGTCCGGAGGACCGGAAGGTATACACGGCGATCGGCTCGGTCGTAAACATAGCCTCACGGCTCGAACAGATCTGTCCCGCCGACAAGATTCTGCTCAGCGAGACTACCAATAAACTGGTGGCGGACAGTATAAGGTGTCGGGAGATCGGCGAATTCAGCGTCAAGGGAATAGCCGGGGAGCTTCGCCTGTACGAGATTACCCCGGATACGTCCGCGATTTTCAAGGCGTCGCAAGTTAAGTGGAAATAGCCGCGCGGGAAGGCATTCGACGGAAATGGTCAAATCCCCTTCATCTTTTTCCTGAAACGATAGCGCATAACGAGACCCGCCAGGTTCAGCACCAGGACGAGCATTATGAGCACGATGGCGGTTCCGTACTGGAGATGGCGCGTCGCCTGGATGTGCGTGCCGGCAGTGGCCATCACATATATATGGTAAGGGAGCGCCATCACCTCGTCCATGACCGAGCCGGGAAGGTCCGGCGTATAAAACGTGGCCGCCGTGAACATGATGGGCGCGGTTTCCCCCGCCGCGCGTCCCAGCGAGAGCATAACGCCGGTAAGAATGCCGGGCAGCGCGCTCGGAAGCACGATCTTGTAGATCGTCTGCCACCTGGTCGCCCCAAGCGAGAGCGACGCCTCGCGGTACGTTCCCGGAACCGTGATAAGCGCCTCCTCCGTTGAGCGGATGATGACGGGAAGGTTGAGGAGACCCAGTGTGAACGATCCCGCGGCGATCGAGGTACCAAAGTTCAGGAAGGTGACGAAAAAGCTCAGCCCGAACAGGCCGAACACCACCGAGGGCACGCCTGCGAGATTGTTGATCCCCAGACGGATGATCTTCACTATGCGGGGACTCTGCGCGTACTCGGTGAGATAGATTGCCGTTACGACGCCAATGGGGATCGAAATGACCGACGCGCCGATCATGAGATAAAATGTCCCCATGATGGCCGGGAATATCCCTCCCCCCGTCATCTCGTTGGTCGGGCTCTGCGTGAGAAATTCCCACGACAGCGCGGAGAAACCCTTCTTGAAAATGAACCCGAGCATCACGATCAGGAACACTATCACGGCAAAGGAAAGACCCCTCAGGATGAGGAACATCGCGCGCTCGGTCATAGCGGCACTGCGTTTCATGGCGATCTCCCCTACGATTCCTTGAACTTGTATTTATTGGACAGGTAGTCGGCGATAATGTTGAAAAACAGGGTGATAATGAAAAGAATGATGCCGATCGCGAAGAGGGCATGGTAGTGGGTGCTCCGGTACGGTGCCTCCGCCATCTCCGCCGCGATGTCCGCGGTGAGCGGCCGCGCCGGGTCGAAGGGCGACCACGGTATGATCGCCGCGCCGCCCGCCACCATGAGGACGACCATGGTCTCGCCTATCACGCGCGAAATGCCGAGTATGACGGCGGTCCAGATTCCCGAGAGGGACGCCGGGATCGTTATGTGGAATATGGTTTGCCACCGGTTCGCGCCCAGGGCGTACGACCCTTCCTTGAGCGACATGGGGACCGACGAGATCGCGTCCTCGCTGATGCTCGCGATGGTGGGCACCGCCATGAAGGCGAGCATGGCCGCGGCATTCAGGATGTTCAGGCCCGTATCAAGGCCGAACGTCTCCTGCATCCAGGGGGCCAGCACCACCATGCCAAAAAATCCGATTACCACCGAGGGTATGGACGCGATGATCTCGACCACCGGTTTCACGATTTCCTTGACGACCGGGTGGGCGAGCTCCGCCAGGTATACGGCCAGCGCGAGCGACAGCGGCACGGCGATGAGCGAGGCGAGAATCGTCACGAACAGCGAGGCGATGATGAGCGGGTACGCCCCGTAGCGCTCGGGCGTACTCGTAGGGTACCATGCGTCACCCAGTAAAAAATCCGACACGCTTATCGTCTTGAACAGGGGAATTCCTTCTATAAAGAGGAAGAGCATTATCAGCAGCAGTACCACGAGGCAGCTCAACCCTACCACGAGGAATGCCCGGCTGAGTATCTTGTCGTAAAGGATGCTGTTATGCGGTTTTGATGCGGCTTTCATGGCGCCTGCGCGTTCTCATCTGGATTATAATCCTTCGAGAACACAGAGCTTCGCCGGTGTAAATATTTTATGAAGTTTTATTAAAGTTGAGGTGAATTCGCCGCCATGATCGCGAGCGCCTGCCGGACGGCCTCCCCGATATCCGCGGCGCCCACGATTTCGGTCACGAGAGCGGCGCAGCGCGCCCCCCGCGAGGCGACCTCGCGAAGATTGTCCAGCTTGATCCCGCCGATCGCCACGAAGGGGATGTGCACGTTTTTCACCGCGAAGTCCAGGTACTCGAGACCCACGGGGGCGCACACATCGTCCTTGGTGAAGGTCTGGAAGAGCGGTCCCACGCCGATATAGTCGGCCCCCCGTGCGATCGCGTCGCGGGCCTGTTCCGGGGAGTGCGTGGAAAGCCCGATAATCATCTCGTCGCCCACGAGCGTCCGCACGGCCTCGATGGGCATGTCGTCCTGCCCGATATGGACCCCGTCCGCGCCCACCGCCATGGCGATATGGATGTCGTCGTTCACGATGAAGGTCGCGCCGGTCTTCGCGGTGAGGGCGCGCAGGGCGATGCACTCCTCGTATTTCCGGAGCATGCTGGGCGCCTTTTCGCGGTACTGGATGATCCGCGCACCCGCATCGAGCATCGCGCCCGCCACCTGTAGCACCGTTCTCCCGTTGGAAAATTTATCCGCCGTTATACAGTACAGCGGGTG
This Spirochaetota bacterium DNA region includes the following protein-coding sequences:
- the pstA gene encoding phosphate ABC transporter permease PstA translates to MKRSAAMTERAMFLILRGLSFAVIVFLIVMLGFIFKKGFSALSWEFLTQSPTNEMTGGGIFPAIMGTFYLMIGASVISIPIGVVTAIYLTEYAQSPRIVKIIRLGINNLAGVPSVVFGLFGLSFFVTFLNFGTSIAAGSFTLGLLNLPVIIRSTEEALITVPGTYREASLSLGATRWQTIYKIVLPSALPGILTGVMLSLGRAAGETAPIMFTAATFYTPDLPGSVMDEVMALPYHIYVMATAGTHIQATRHLQYGTAIVLIMLVLVLNLAGLVMRYRFRKKMKGI
- a CDS encoding adenylate/guanylate cyclase domain-containing protein; this translates as MIKNDPFARSNWKMIAGLVTLLCLLLFNGFFGIYSLTGAKRTTAYFTDARAAAKDVQALFMKQVQTWKNLLLSREHAADYRAYYYEFSKYTARIQDVLFNLQMSLDKHPEIETMIRESRDSYGALSDRYVTLIFAMERKQDFLGEDPAAIMQDREEAALQDMERIVKAIDRLAAQEIERAGDFYLVMAASSLGLVVIVFIFMIVQIVVNNRNTQRWILRIGQRLNSYLPPQLAGSIFRNDGQLEAANARKHVSVCFTDLQGFTAMTEQLPPETTSRVLNEYLSSMTLIAHAWGGLVDKFIGDGIMIVFGALDDYSEASQARRCAGMAIEMQNTMSMLRDKWTAARVEFPLRLRIGINSGIATVGTFGPEDRKVYTAIGSVVNIASRLEQICPADKILLSETTNKLVADSIRCREIGEFSVKGIAGELRLYEITPDTSAIFKASQVKWK
- the pstC gene encoding phosphate ABC transporter permease subunit PstC; the encoded protein is MKAASKPHNSILYDKILSRAFLVVGLSCLVVLLLIMLFLFIEGIPLFKTISVSDFLLGDAWYPTSTPERYGAYPLIIASLFVTILASLIAVPLSLALAVYLAELAHPVVKEIVKPVVEIIASIPSVVIGFFGMVVLAPWMQETFGLDTGLNILNAAAMLAFMAVPTIASISEDAISSVPMSLKEGSYALGANRWQTIFHITIPASLSGIWTAVILGISRVIGETMVVLMVAGGAAIIPWSPFDPARPLTADIAAEMAEAPYRSTHYHALFAIGIILFIITLFFNIIADYLSNKYKFKES
- the thiE gene encoding thiamine phosphate synthase, with the translated sequence MEISDTKKKMLSHPLYCITADKFSNGRTVLQVAGAMLDAGARIIQYREKAPSMLRKYEECIALRALTAKTGATFIVNDDIHIAMAVGADGVHIGQDDMPIEAVRTLVGDEMIIGLSTHSPEQARDAIARGADYIGVGPLFQTFTKDDVCAPVGLEYLDFAVKNVHIPFVAIGGIKLDNLREVASRGARCAALVTEIVGAADIGEAVRQALAIMAANSPQL
- a CDS encoding GNAT family N-acetyltransferase, yielding MEYTQQNYGQGTGKFENGIGALFARPYMLQLAGFKAKVNLVIDKGEYIIKTAESEFELEQALKLRHEVFIVELLGRKKLFGIDMDRYDTMCDHLMVFEKLSGTCVGTYRLNSSVYSTEFYSETEFSLGSLPGLEGNKLEIGRACIKKEFRRSNMMGLLWEGIYAYMGKIAARYVFGCSSIMTVEPLQIALAQRFLLNSGFHTNELGVQPRKKYAVKNLEESMKVIDLLGPESIREAAKKLVPRLILDYFNFGARVCGDPAVDMNFKCADVFTILDLSNLNNSYKEERFIK